ATCATGAACAAAAAAGTGCATAAGTTCAGATAAttcagacataaataataacagtTTAAGTCTATTAGCtgctgctttacagaacatgtgaaaatacaattttttatttgctggGAAGCATGCCAGATTAAACACTGATAGACCGGTATTCAAATGAGCTATTGTAGGCATCCTGTGTTTAACAGGAAACAGTATTATgtgattaatttaaatttaaaatactagcTTGCAAAAACCTGTAACACGTATTTcagatacagtatatttaatggcatgaaggacaaaaaaaaataatgataaattaaGTCTAAAATACTACACAAATCGTAATAGTGTTGTTGCCATTTTAGCTTTTCATGTTTTtgcatgacaaagaaattcctTCATGTTTGCCGGCAGGATAGAATAGAATTATTTAGAAAATGCCCATCACCAACTATAGAAATTCTTAATATAAGTACTAACCAAACCCTATAATATAAGCATGGTGACTAATTGTGTCATATATATTGCATAGAACATAAAACCTGGTGACGGTTCTCATTGAGAGGAGAGGAGGTTCTCATGAGAAGAGGATGTGGTTTAGCATCAGCTGAACCTTGTGAACAGAAGCGACACAGCCACCATGAAACACGCCATGAGCACACTGATCTTGCTGCTGACATCGCTCGATGAAAATACTGTcggaataaaatataaacttgttaaaatgttgatttatgggtttttaattacaaatttgGACAGTATActatgattcagtgatttatCATTGGAgctttaaaacaattaaaataatttgccCAAAATGTGTTACAAATCATTATATGTTGGCCTCTTGATTCTGATTGattcagaaggtgttgattaaaaTAACAGCTCAATATAATATGCTTgttttaataattgtaatgctaatattttttaatggaGATGCTTTGCATCATGCCACCCTGCCATTGgttattagattattagattattgCAGAATGGTTTTATTGCTTACAAAGGACAGGTATGTAGTACTCACCCGTGCCATTCACTATGATATCCGTGAGGTAGATCTTGAATGGAAGGCTGTCATTTTTGGCTGCTCGAATTATAGTTTGCGCAATTTGGGTAATGTTAGGATTTCCACCTGATCTGGCAAAAGCCAAGTCCATAAAGTTTAGAATTGAATCGTTAGCTGCTCTTAAAGAACGATCAGTTCCGTTGCTGGATTGGAAAagataaagtgttttattaaaatgcatGGTGCAAAATGACTTTTGGTTATAAATGTTAACATGACTGGGAGTTGATGCACAAAATGCACATAGTTTAAATACCTGTAGTTTGACATGGTTAAGATGCTGAATGTAGTACGGAAGTCAGCAATGAAATATGGGGTAAGCTGCAAACAGATCAGGAACATGTGGTTAAAGGTACAatagaaactgaaaaataacataaaacattcaGCAGTATCTTTTTCAGATTTATCTACTCATCAACAGAAACCTAATctttacaacattttaaaaaatattacataatacaCCTTTATAAAAGGAAAAGCTAGTATATACACTAGTGCTATAAAatacctatatatatttttttttttacatagaacAATACTAAACATGAAAAGAAATATAGTAAGGTAAAATGGCATCAATAGCTTTCACAAAATTCAAGCTAATGtgaaaagagaaataatatatataatcagaaaTCAAAATGTACATATAAATGGTACAGGGATGGTACAAATGGACCAGGTAAAACGATTGTGGTGTAGATTATTTCTATGTAATTATAGTGAAGTGTCTTTCATTTGAACAGGTAagtgtaattataataattatcataTAGTTATCCTGAACCTAAAAACTTTCATGCCTTCAGGCCTCAGTCATAGTTCATAAAATTATGAAGCTGTCATGAGTGCTACCATTAACAAACATAATCGTGGCTGCTCACAAATAAACATGACAGGTTTACACAAACAAAGTAATAATGCAAAacttattttgtattatttttttattcttcaccTTTGCAGATTCTGCATTTATTTGTGGAATGTGTTATGCTCATTGTGTCTGTATTACTGTGAATATTAAAGGTCCATATTTGTATTTCTGCATTTTATGCTTGTATTTGTGAAAGGCACTGATTCTGCATTTGTCTACAAAGCTCATCTGTTAAACCAATGTGTGCTGATTTCATACTTACTCCGTTTTTAATCATGATTGTTCTGTTTGTGAATAAATCTGAACCTATTTTTGAGAAGTCATTTACAAAAGTGCCATTTGTACGGAATCGCACACCGACACTGTATGGCTGATCTAAAGACAGAAATATAggatataaatgaaaatatctgGAGCAATAAAGGTATAAatacagtgttttatatatttatatatgtttcaTAATATACATTCATATACTCACTGAGGAGAGTGACTGCATTGGGATCAAATGTCACAGCAAATGTGTTGTTATTGTCTGCAATATTTTTCAGAACACTCACTACGTCTTCACCAGTTGGGATGGGTATTGTGCTGTTCTCATTGAATACCAGCTGGACCTCTGCTTCCGTATTATTAGCTGCACGTTTGGTCATAGGTCTGTTGGAAAAATTCTTTGTTAATATCAAATTCCTGCAATTTCTTAGCAGCAGcttatgtaaaataatatgtgaattatgtaaattatacatttgAAGCAATAAGTCTCACCTGAAGGCAATGATAATGATCAACTTCAACCTAGatccatatttatttttatagattaCTTCCaactacaaataaaacaaagtagggattattattattattacgacCATTAGAACTTTACTGATTTTCTatataataaaagcaataatgagtaataaatgtttttttgtaaatttgtcttacaaatattacattttagatattagattttaccacaattattaaatgtattaatgtcACATATATTGTGTTTgaactgaatatttaacatTCAGTGGATGGTCTCCCACTTACCACTTGTATCACAGTGACAGCCAGCTCTTTAAATTCTTTACTGTTTGTATCACTAAGTTCTGAAGCATAAGGATACTGGAGGCCAACATTCATCGCAACAGTTGGTGCAACTGTTGCTGTTACTGCTGTTGTTGTGGCTGTAGTGGTTGGTGgttgtggtgttgtagtggTTGTAGTAAGAGTTGTGGTGATAGTAGCATTTGTTGgttgtgctgctgttgtggttgttgtagcatttgttggttgtgctgctgttgtggttgttgtagcatttgttggttgtgctgctgttgtggttgttgtagcatttgttggttgagctgctgttgtggttgttgtagcatttgttggttgtgctgctgttgtggttgttgtagcatttgttggttgtgctgctgttgtggttgttgtagcatttgttggttgtgctgctgttgtggttgttgtagcatttgttggttgtgctgctgttgtggttgttgtagcatttgttggttgtgctgctgttgtggttgttgtagcatttgttggttgagctgctgttgtggttgttgtagcatttgttggttgtgctgctgttgtggttgttgtagcatttgttggttgtgctgctgttgtggttgttgtagcatttgttggttgtgctgctgttgtggttgttgtagcatttgttggttgtgctgctgttgtggttgttgtagcatttgttggttgtgctgctgttgtggttgttgtagcatttgttggttgtgctgctgttgtggttgaTGTAGCATTTGTTGgttgtgctgctgttgtggttgttgtagcatttgttggttgtgctgctgttgtggttgttgtagcatttgttggttgtgctgctgttgtggttgttgtagcatttgttggttgagctgctgttgtggttgttgtaaCGTTTGTTGgttgtgctgctgttgtggttgaTGTAGCATTTGTTGgttgtgctgctgttgtggttgttgtagcaTTTGTTGGTTGTGAtgctgttgtggttgttgtagcatttgttggttgtgctgctgttgtggttgttgtagcGTTTGTTGgttgtgctgctgttgtggttgttgtagcatttgttggttgggctgctgttgtggttgttgtagcGTTTGTTGgttgtgctgctgttgtggttgttgtagcatttgttggttgtgctgctgttgtggttgaTGTAGCATTTGTTGgttgtgctgctgttgtggttgttgtagcatttgttggttgggctgctgttgtggttgttgtagcaTTTGTTGGTTGTGAtgctgttgtggttgttgtagcatttgttggttgggctgctgttgtggttgttgtagcatttgttggttgtgctgctgttgtggttgttgtagcatttgttggttgtgctgctgttgtggttgttgtagcaTTTGTTGGTTGTGAtgctgttgtggttgttgtagcaTTTGTTGGTTGTGAtgctgttgtggttgttgtagcatttgttggttgtgctgctgttgtggttgttgtagcatttgttgctggtgctgctgttgtggtgctagtattgtttgttgctggtgctgctgttgtggtgctagtaTCGTTTGTtgttggtgctgctgttgtggtgctagtaTCGTTTGTTGCtagtgctgctgttgtggtgctagtagcgtttgttgctggtgctgctgttgtggtgctagtagcgtttgttgctggtgctgctgttgtggtgcttGTAGcgtttgttgctggtgctgctgttgtggtgctagtatcatttgttgctggtgctgctgttgtggtgctagtaGCGTTTGTtgttggtgctgctgttgtggtgctagtagcgtttgctgctgttgtggtgctagtatcgtttgttgctggtgctgctgttgtggtgctagtagcgtttgttgctggtgctgctgttgtggtgctagtaGCGTTTGTtgttggtgctgctgttgtggtgctagtagcgtttgctgctgttgtggtgctagtaTCGTTTGTTGCTGGTActgctgttgtggtgctagtagcgtttgttgttgctgctgctgttgtggtgctagtgtcgtttgttgctggtgctgctgttgtggtgctagtagcgtttgctgctgttgtggtgctagtgtcgtttgttgctggtgctgctactgtggtggttgttgtagcatttgttgctagtgctgctgttgtggtgctagtgtcgtttgttgctggtgctgctgctgtggtggttgttgtagcatttgttgctggtgctgctgttgtggtgctagtaTCGTTTGTtactggtgctgctgttgtggagCTAGTATcgtttgttgctggtgctgctgttgtggtgctagtatcgtttgttgctggtgctgctgtggtggttgttgtagcatttgttgctggtgctgctgttgtggtgcttGTGTcatttgttgctggtgctgctgttgtggtgctagtatcgtttgttgctggtgctgctgtggtggttgttgtagcatttgttgctggtgctgctgttgtggtgctagtatcgtttgttgctggtgctgctgttgttgtgCTAGTGTcgtttgttgctggtgctgctgtggtggttgttgtagcatttgttgctggtgctgctgttgtggtgctagtatcgtttgttgctggtgctgctgtggtggttgttgtagcatttgttgctggtgctgctgttgtggtgctagtatcgtttgttgctggtgctgctgtgctggttgttgtagcatttgttgctggtgctgctgttgtggtgctagtGTCGTTTGTTGCTGGTActgctgttgtggtgctagtgtcgtttgttgctggtgctgctgtggtggttgttgtagcatttgttgctggtgctgctgttgtggtgctagtatcgtttgttgctggtgctgctgttgtggtgctagtgtcgtttgttgctggtgctgctgttgtggtgctagtagcgtttgctgctgttgtggtgctagtgtcgtttgttgctggtgctgctgctgtggtggttgttgtagcatttgttgctagtgctgctgttgtggtgctagtgtcgtttgttgctggtgctgctgctgtggtggttgttgtagcatttgttgctggtgctgctgttgtggtgctagtaTCGTTTGTtactggtgctgctgttgtggagCTAGTATcgtttgttgctggtgctgctgttgtggtgctagtatcgtttgttgctggtgctgctgtggtggttgttgtagcatttgttgctggtgctgctgttgtggtgcttGTGTcatttgttgctggtgctgctgttgtggtgctagtatcgtttgttgctggtgctgctgtggTGGTGCTAGTATcgtttgttgctggtgctgctgttgtggtgctagtgtcgtttgttgctggtgctgctgtggtggttgttgtagcatttgttgctggtgctgctgttgtggtgctagtatcgtttgttgctggtgctgctgtggtggttgttgtagcatttgttgctggtgctgctgttgtggtgctagtatcgtttgttgctggtgctgctgtggtggttgttgtagcatttgttgctggtgctgctgttgtggtgctagtGTCGTTTGTTGCTGGTActgctgttgtggtgctagtgtcgtttgttgctggtgctgctgtggtggttgttgtagcatttgttgctggtgctgctgttgtggtgctagtatcgtttgttgctggtgctgctgtggtggttgttgtagcatttgttgctggtgctgctgttgtggtgctgGTATCGTTTGATGTTGGTGCTGTTGTTGTGGTGCTAGTGTcgtttgttgctggtgctgctgttgtggtgctagtgtcgtttgttgctggtgctgctgttgtggtgctagtgttgtttgttgctggtgctgctgttgtggtgctagtatcatttgttgctggtgctgctgtggtggttgttgtagcatttgttgctggtgctgctgttgtggtgctagtatcgtttgttgctggtgctgctgttgtggtgctagtatcgtttgttgctggtgctgctgttgtggtgctagtatcatttgttgctggtgctgctgtggtggttgttgtagcatttgttgctggtgctgctgttgtggtgctagtaTCGTTTGTtactggtgctgctgttgtggtgctagtatcgtttgttgctggtgctgctgtggtggttgttgtagcatttgttgctggtgctgctgttgtggtgctagtgtcgtttgttgctggtgctgctgttgtggtgctagtgtcgtttgttgctggtgctgctgttgtggtgctagtGTTGTTTGTtcctggtgctgctgttgtggtgctagtatcgtttgttgctggtgctgctgttgtggtgctagtatcatttgttgctggtgctgctgtggTGGTGCTAGTGTcgtttg
The Tachysurus fulvidraco isolate hzauxx_2018 chromosome 7, HZAU_PFXX_2.0, whole genome shotgun sequence DNA segment above includes these coding regions:
- the LOC113650041 gene encoding uncharacterized protein LOC113650041; the encoded protein is MNVGLQYPYASELSDTNSKEFKELAVTVIQVLEVIYKNKYGSRLKLIIIIAFRPMTKRAANNTEAEVQLVFNENSTIPIPTGEDVVSVLKNIADNNNTFAVTFDPNAVTLLNQPYSVGVRFRTNGTFVNDFSKIGSDLFTNRTIMIKNGLTPYFIADFRTTFSILTMSNYSNGTDRSLRAANDSILNFMDLAFARSGGNPNITQIAQTIIRAAKNDSLPFKIYLTDIIVNGTVFSSSDVSSKISVLMACFMVAVSLLFTRFS